Proteins from a single region of Stappia sp. ES.058:
- a CDS encoding ATP-binding protein has protein sequence MRFFTRKAWRGALYPGMVVAAAAITLGIGWMTWTAGTRLFIAEVETRTQALLSVQTATLERHLDKFRLLPPLLALRPDIQSLIGTRDRAQGERVAAVVAGMSGAQEVAFLDDTGNLIASSYMEPRYRAPAAQWFASIPLTDAFQGRLGRAYRPGAFDGAPGSYLFASGVRNGVSVAGAVMVRVGLAEVEQAWALSKGPLVAIDAGGRIVATNRADWRGKTFSQVLASAGRLSSGARATLEAASGEEAVRVGLRDGSVQEPHVMMARRLPVLDWRIVAFSNATDARSQAMKATAIAVLVCLLLSGIGWVAIERRQLAMRRMREDRLAALRLERRVRSRTKELSAANRRLAEEVREREAAEAELRNMQADLVQAAKMATLGQMSAALSHEFNQPLAAIRSNAENARQFLERGNPERTLAGLDRIIAMVERMAEISRVLKGFSRRAGTEFRSTPLKPAIDEAVMLLSPRLKQSGATLSVRHADGPLEAMAGHVRLEQVILNLLANAIDAVGERDGGAVWLSTRAQDGCAVIEVEDNGPGVAPELLSRVFDPFFTTKDIGKGLGLGLSIAYKIVHDFSGTLSVGAGARGGALFIVRLPRADQVRDAAQ, from the coding sequence ATGAGGTTCTTCACACGCAAGGCATGGCGCGGCGCGCTGTATCCGGGAATGGTGGTTGCGGCGGCCGCGATCACGCTCGGCATCGGCTGGATGACGTGGACGGCGGGCACGCGGCTGTTCATTGCCGAGGTGGAGACGCGTACCCAGGCGCTTCTGTCCGTTCAGACCGCGACCCTGGAGCGCCACCTCGACAAGTTCCGTCTGTTGCCGCCGCTGCTTGCGCTGCGGCCGGATATCCAGTCGCTGATCGGCACGCGCGACCGCGCGCAGGGGGAGCGCGTCGCCGCCGTCGTCGCCGGCATGTCCGGCGCGCAGGAAGTCGCCTTTCTCGACGATACCGGCAATCTGATCGCGTCGAGTTACATGGAGCCGCGGTATCGTGCCCCTGCCGCGCAATGGTTCGCCTCCATTCCGTTGACCGATGCGTTTCAGGGACGGCTCGGACGCGCCTATCGGCCGGGCGCCTTTGACGGCGCGCCGGGCAGCTATCTCTTTGCCTCCGGCGTGCGAAACGGGGTTTCGGTCGCTGGCGCGGTCATGGTGCGGGTCGGGCTTGCGGAGGTGGAGCAGGCGTGGGCCTTGAGCAAGGGGCCGCTGGTGGCAATCGATGCCGGTGGACGGATCGTTGCCACCAATCGTGCAGACTGGCGGGGCAAGACGTTCTCGCAGGTTCTTGCCTCCGCCGGCCGCTTGTCGAGCGGCGCGAGAGCGACACTGGAGGCGGCCTCCGGTGAAGAGGCGGTGCGGGTCGGGCTTCGTGACGGGTCGGTGCAAGAGCCGCATGTCATGATGGCCAGGCGTCTTCCCGTGCTCGACTGGCGCATCGTTGCCTTTTCGAATGCGACCGACGCCCGTTCCCAGGCTATGAAGGCCACCGCGATTGCCGTTCTTGTCTGCCTGCTGCTGTCCGGCATCGGCTGGGTTGCGATCGAGCGTCGCCAGTTGGCGATGCGCCGCATGCGCGAGGACCGGCTGGCGGCCTTGCGGCTTGAGCGCCGTGTGCGCTCCCGCACCAAGGAACTGTCGGCCGCGAACCGTCGGCTGGCCGAGGAAGTGCGTGAGCGTGAGGCCGCGGAGGCGGAGTTGCGCAACATGCAGGCCGATCTGGTGCAGGCGGCGAAAATGGCGACCCTTGGACAGATGTCGGCGGCGCTTTCGCATGAGTTCAACCAGCCGCTTGCCGCGATCCGCTCCAATGCCGAAAACGCTCGACAGTTCCTCGAGCGGGGCAATCCGGAGCGCACCCTCGCCGGCCTCGACCGCATCATCGCCATGGTCGAACGCATGGCGGAGATCTCGCGGGTGCTGAAGGGGTTCAGCCGCCGCGCCGGCACGGAGTTTCGTTCGACGCCGTTGAAGCCGGCGATCGACGAGGCCGTGATGCTGCTGTCGCCACGGTTGAAACAGTCGGGTGCGACCCTCTCGGTTCGTCACGCCGACGGACCACTGGAGGCAATGGCCGGTCATGTGCGCCTTGAGCAGGTGATCCTGAACCTGCTGGCAAACGCGATCGATGCGGTGGGGGAGCGTGACGGCGGTGCGGTGTGGTTGTCCACCCGTGCGCAGGACGGGTGTGCCGTTATCGAGGTGGAGGACAATGGTCCAGGCGTCGCGCCGGAGTTGCTGTCGCGGGTGTTCGATCCCTTCTTCACCACCAAGGACATCGGAAAGGGACTGGGACTGGGTCTTTCGATCGCCTACAAGATCGTCCACGATTTCTCCGGTACCCTCAGCGTGGGGGCTGGCGCGCGCGGCGGGGCGCTCTTCATCGTGCGTCTGCCGCGCGCCGACCAGGTCCGGGATGCTGCGCAGTAG
- a CDS encoding GMC family oxidoreductase, giving the protein MQDLGHWDYVIVGAGSAGCVLANRLSADPDVRVLLLEAGGKDDYIWIHIPVGYLYCMGNPRTDWGYKTAPDPGLNGRTLSYPRGRVLGGCSSINGMIYMRGQARDYDGWRQMGLTGWGWDDLLPLFRRGEDHYERSDEMHGQGGETRVEQQRLSWEILDAVQDACAEVGIPKVEDFNGGDNFGSSYFQVTQRSGVRWTAAKGFLRPAASRPNLRVLSKAQVSRLEVSEGRVTGVMLAVDGEPARARVDGEVVLSAGAIGSPQLLELSGIGDPAVLSRHGIAPLCARPAVGANLQDHLQIRTIFKVKNATTLNQLASTWFGKAKIAAEYALKRSGPMSMAPSQLGVFARSDPAFETPNIEYHVQPLSLDRFGEPLHPFPAITASVCNLRPESRGHVHITSADPRAQPEIRPNYLATEGDRKVAADSIRLTRRIMQAQALERYSPVEHLPGSAVNSDEDLARAAGDIGTTIFHPVGTCRMGADEGSVVDERLRLRGLGGLRVADASVMPAITSGNTAAPTMVIAERAADMIRADRRE; this is encoded by the coding sequence ATGCAGGATCTTGGACATTGGGACTATGTGATCGTCGGGGCGGGGTCGGCCGGCTGCGTGCTGGCGAACCGCCTTTCCGCTGATCCGGACGTGCGCGTGCTGCTTTTGGAAGCGGGTGGCAAGGACGACTACATCTGGATCCACATTCCCGTCGGCTATCTCTATTGCATGGGCAATCCGCGTACCGACTGGGGCTACAAGACCGCGCCCGATCCGGGACTGAACGGGCGCACGCTGTCCTATCCGCGCGGACGGGTGCTTGGCGGATGCTCGTCGATCAACGGCATGATCTACATGCGCGGCCAGGCGCGCGACTATGACGGCTGGCGCCAGATGGGGTTGACCGGCTGGGGCTGGGACGACTTGCTGCCGCTGTTCAGGCGCGGCGAGGACCATTACGAGCGGTCCGACGAGATGCACGGCCAGGGCGGCGAAACCCGGGTCGAACAGCAGCGGCTGTCATGGGAAATTCTCGATGCCGTGCAGGATGCCTGCGCGGAGGTCGGTATCCCGAAGGTCGAGGATTTCAACGGCGGCGACAATTTCGGCTCGTCCTATTTCCAGGTGACGCAGCGCAGCGGCGTGCGCTGGACGGCGGCCAAGGGATTCCTGCGCCCGGCTGCCTCACGGCCCAACTTGCGGGTCCTCAGCAAGGCGCAGGTGTCGCGGCTCGAAGTATCCGAGGGCCGCGTCACGGGCGTGATGCTTGCCGTCGACGGGGAGCCTGCCCGGGCGCGGGTCGATGGCGAGGTTGTGCTTTCCGCCGGCGCCATCGGGTCGCCGCAACTGCTTGAGCTGTCCGGGATCGGCGACCCGGCGGTTCTCTCCCGCCACGGCATTGCTCCCCTGTGCGCCCGCCCCGCCGTCGGCGCCAATCTCCAGGATCATCTGCAGATCCGCACGATCTTCAAGGTCAAAAACGCCACGACGCTCAACCAGCTTGCTTCCACCTGGTTCGGCAAGGCGAAAATCGCGGCCGAATATGCGCTGAAGCGCTCCGGTCCGATGTCGATGGCGCCGAGCCAGCTCGGCGTCTTTGCCCGGTCGGACCCGGCGTTCGAGACCCCCAATATCGAGTATCATGTGCAGCCCTTGTCGCTCGATCGTTTCGGCGAGCCGCTTCATCCCTTCCCGGCGATCACCGCAAGCGTGTGCAATTTGCGCCCGGAAAGCCGCGGGCATGTCCATATCACGTCGGCCGACCCGCGCGCGCAGCCGGAAATCCGGCCGAACTACCTGGCGACGGAGGGCGATCGCAAGGTCGCGGCCGACAGCATCCGGCTGACCCGCAGGATCATGCAGGCCCAGGCGCTGGAGCGCTATTCGCCGGTGGAGCACCTTCCCGGATCGGCGGTGAACAGCGACGAAGACCTGGCGCGTGCCGCCGGCGATATCGGCACCACCATCTTTCATCCCGTCGGCACCTGCCGGATGGGCGCGGACGAGGGGTCCGTCGTCGACGAACGGCTGCGGCTGCGCGGTCTCGGCGGCTTGCGCGTTGCCGATGCGTCGGTGATGCCGGCGATCACCTCCGGCAACACGGCGGCACCGACCATGGTGATTGCCGAAAGGGCGGCCGACATGATCCGTGCGGATCGGCGTGAATGA
- a CDS encoding tellurite resistance TerB family protein, giving the protein MFDAKRLLDEFLGSGAGGGGQQGGSGRDDYLTRGQDYVRGNAGGLAGGALAGGLAGILLGTKSGRKIGKKAVTYGGMALVAGLAYKAYQGYRANQQGTQPPPRDEPIPLEAPRGTAFDPAQQPGGENAFAVTLLTAMISAAKADGHVDRAEQDRIFDKIDEAGLDSEAKAFLMDELRAPLDLDKVVAGASSPETAAEIYAASRLAIDPDHAAEKAYLQMLAARLGLEAGLVDEIEYAVREAERMEAGA; this is encoded by the coding sequence ATGTTCGACGCGAAACGCTTGCTGGATGAATTCCTTGGGTCAGGTGCTGGCGGCGGCGGCCAGCAAGGCGGCTCCGGTCGTGATGATTATCTGACGCGCGGGCAGGACTATGTGCGCGGAAACGCCGGCGGTCTTGCCGGCGGGGCGCTTGCCGGCGGTCTCGCCGGGATTCTGCTCGGCACCAAGAGCGGTCGCAAGATCGGCAAGAAGGCGGTCACCTATGGCGGCATGGCGCTGGTCGCGGGCCTTGCCTACAAGGCGTATCAGGGATATCGCGCCAACCAGCAGGGCACCCAGCCGCCTCCGCGCGACGAGCCGATCCCGCTCGAGGCACCACGCGGCACCGCCTTCGACCCGGCGCAACAGCCCGGAGGCGAGAATGCCTTTGCCGTCACGCTCCTCACCGCGATGATCTCGGCGGCCAAGGCGGACGGCCATGTCGACCGCGCGGAGCAGGACCGGATCTTCGACAAGATCGACGAGGCCGGCCTCGACAGCGAGGCGAAGGCCTTCCTGATGGACGAACTGCGCGCGCCTCTCGACCTCGACAAGGTCGTGGCCGGAGCGAGCAGCCCGGAAACGGCCGCGGAGATCTACGCCGCCTCGCGGCTTGCCATCGATCCCGATCACGCGGCGGAAAAGGCTTATCTGCAGATGCTGGCCGCGCGGCTTGGTCTCGAGGCTGGTCTGGTCGACGAGATCGAATACGCGGTGCGTGAGGCCGAGCGCATGGAGGCCGGCGCGTAG
- a CDS encoding Lrp/AsnC family transcriptional regulator has protein sequence MIEIDGFDTRILAFLQDDAAVTNQQLGERIGLSASQVSRRRQRLEESGVLRRYRADIDPASVGFTVVAFVGVALDAHSRQNARRFKDLVRGLPEVQEAHVMTGDMDYLLKVVVRDLAALAGFINEELLPHDSVRNVRSSIAMETLKDDNLLPFPAAM, from the coding sequence ATGATTGAAATAGACGGGTTCGATACGAGAATTCTCGCATTCTTGCAGGATGACGCCGCGGTCACGAACCAGCAGCTCGGCGAGCGCATCGGCCTGTCGGCGTCGCAGGTGTCGCGTCGCCGGCAGCGGCTCGAGGAGAGCGGCGTGTTGCGCCGCTACCGGGCCGATATCGACCCCGCGTCGGTGGGCTTCACGGTGGTGGCCTTTGTCGGGGTCGCGCTCGACGCGCACAGCCGACAGAACGCGCGGCGTTTCAAGGATCTGGTGCGCGGCCTGCCGGAGGTGCAGGAAGCGCATGTGATGACCGGCGACATGGACTATCTGCTCAAGGTCGTGGTGCGGGATCTGGCCGCCCTTGCCGGGTTTATCAACGAGGAACTGCTGCCGCATGATTCGGTGCGCAATGTGCGCTCGTCCATCGCCATGGAAACACTGAAGGACGACAATCTCCTGCCATTCCCCGCAGCCATGTAA
- the hppD gene encoding 4-hydroxyphenylpyruvate dioxygenase: MGPFPHDAPPAKITDDNPAGTDGFEFVEFAHPEPKKLDALFRRMGYVPVAKHKTRNITLYRQGDITYVLNAEPGSFGMRFVDEHGPCAPSMAWRVVDAKHAFDHAVAKGATPYEGDDKTLDVPAIVGIGGSLLYFVDTYGTGGTAYDADFEWLGERDPKPEGVGFYYLDHLTHNVFRGNMDKWWDFYRDLFNFSQIHFFDIDGRITGLVSRAITSPCGKIRIPLNESKDDTSQIEEYLKTYKGEGIQHIAVGTDDIYESTDRLAGNELKFMPGPPDTYYERSHERVQGHDEPIDRMKTHGILIDGEGVVNGGSTKILLQIFSKTVIGPIFFEFIQRKGDEGFGEGNFRALFESIEEDQIRRGVIGADAAE; this comes from the coding sequence ATGGGACCGTTTCCGCACGACGCACCCCCGGCGAAGATCACCGATGACAACCCGGCCGGAACGGACGGCTTCGAGTTCGTCGAATTCGCCCATCCCGAGCCGAAAAAGCTCGATGCGCTGTTCCGCCGGATGGGCTATGTCCCTGTCGCGAAACACAAGACCCGCAACATCACCCTCTATCGTCAGGGCGACATTACCTATGTGCTGAACGCGGAACCCGGCTCCTTCGGCATGCGCTTCGTCGATGAACACGGCCCCTGCGCCCCGTCGATGGCTTGGCGCGTCGTCGACGCGAAACACGCCTTCGACCACGCGGTGGCCAAGGGCGCGACGCCCTACGAGGGCGACGACAAGACGCTCGACGTTCCCGCCATCGTGGGTATCGGCGGGTCGCTGCTCTATTTCGTCGACACCTACGGCACCGGCGGCACGGCCTATGACGCGGATTTCGAGTGGCTGGGCGAGCGCGATCCGAAGCCCGAGGGCGTCGGTTTCTATTATCTCGACCACCTGACCCACAATGTCTTTCGCGGCAACATGGACAAGTGGTGGGACTTCTACCGCGACCTGTTCAATTTCAGCCAGATCCACTTCTTCGACATCGACGGCCGCATCACCGGCCTCGTCAGCCGCGCGATCACCTCGCCCTGCGGCAAGATCCGCATCCCGCTGAACGAGTCCAAGGACGATACCAGCCAGATCGAGGAATATCTGAAGACGTACAAGGGCGAAGGCATCCAGCACATCGCCGTCGGCACGGACGACATCTACGAATCGACCGACCGGCTGGCGGGCAACGAGCTGAAGTTCATGCCCGGCCCGCCCGACACATACTATGAGCGCTCGCACGAACGCGTGCAGGGCCACGACGAACCGATCGACCGCATGAAAACGCACGGCATCCTGATCGACGGCGAGGGCGTGGTGAACGGCGGCTCCACCAAGATCCTGCTGCAGATCTTTTCCAAGACGGTGATCGGGCCGATCTTCTTCGAGTTCATCCAGCGCAAGGGCGACGAGGGCTTCGGCGAAGGCAATTTCCGCGCCCTGTTTGAATCGATCGAGGAAGACCAGATCCGCCGCGGCGTGATCGGCGCGGACGCGGCCGAATAA
- a CDS encoding trehalose-6-phosphate synthase gives MSRLVVVSNRVGPLKDTGQAGGLAVALVDTLNATGGIWFGWSGEISEEGTFGNLKTGGNKKVSLQTLDMTQADHDEFYVGFANKTLWPVLHYRLDLAVFDRRLEDGYRRVNERFASRLRPLIEPEDTIWVHDYHYLSFGAELRGMEVNNPIGFFLHIPFPAPEVLAALPNAATLARRMLAYDVVGFQSTRDAANFRRFVVEELGVPEGPDETLIADGRQVAARAFPIGIDAAGFARQATTVEARRQTHRIEKLLAGRHQIIGVDRIDYSKGLPQRFRAFERLLEDYPENRGRVSMMQVAPPSRSELYAYADIRSELEELTGNINGRFADLDWTPIRYMTRGFTRRALAGIYRASRIALITPLRDGMNLVAKEYVAAQRGEDPGVVVLSRFAGAAEGMPEAVIVNPYSAEGVAGALQTALNMPLDERRDRWQAIFDRIQENDAAAWAKSFLDTLKAFGHANS, from the coding sequence ATGTCGCGCCTCGTCGTCGTTTCCAATCGTGTCGGCCCGCTGAAGGACACGGGGCAGGCCGGCGGATTGGCGGTGGCGCTCGTCGACACGCTGAACGCCACCGGCGGGATCTGGTTCGGCTGGAGCGGCGAGATCTCCGAGGAAGGCACCTTCGGCAATCTCAAGACCGGCGGCAACAAGAAGGTTTCGCTCCAGACCCTGGACATGACCCAGGCCGATCATGACGAGTTCTACGTCGGCTTCGCCAACAAGACGCTCTGGCCGGTGTTGCACTACCGGCTCGATCTCGCGGTCTTCGACCGACGTCTCGAGGATGGATACCGGAGGGTCAACGAGCGCTTCGCCTCGCGGCTGCGCCCCCTGATTGAGCCCGAGGACACCATCTGGGTGCACGACTATCATTATCTGTCATTCGGTGCGGAACTCCGGGGAATGGAGGTCAACAATCCCATCGGCTTCTTCCTGCATATCCCCTTTCCCGCCCCGGAGGTGCTGGCGGCACTGCCGAATGCGGCAACGCTCGCCCGGCGCATGCTGGCCTATGATGTCGTCGGCTTTCAGTCGACGCGCGATGCCGCCAACTTTCGCCGCTTCGTCGTCGAAGAGCTGGGGGTCCCCGAGGGACCGGACGAGACGCTGATTGCAGACGGCCGCCAGGTGGCGGCGCGCGCTTTTCCCATCGGGATCGACGCGGCCGGCTTCGCGCGCCAGGCGACAACTGTCGAGGCCCGCCGCCAGACGCACCGGATCGAGAAGCTGCTTGCCGGGCGGCACCAGATCATCGGGGTCGACCGGATCGACTACTCCAAGGGGTTGCCGCAACGGTTTCGTGCTTTCGAGCGGCTGTTGGAAGACTACCCCGAAAACAGGGGGCGGGTCAGCATGATGCAGGTCGCGCCGCCGTCCCGCTCCGAACTCTATGCCTATGCCGATATCCGCAGCGAACTGGAGGAACTGACCGGCAATATCAACGGCCGGTTCGCCGATCTCGACTGGACGCCGATCCGCTACATGACGCGCGGCTTCACCCGGCGCGCGCTTGCCGGCATCTACCGGGCAAGCCGGATTGCTTTGATCACGCCGCTGCGTGACGGAATGAACCTCGTTGCCAAGGAATATGTCGCGGCCCAGCGGGGGGAAGACCCCGGTGTCGTGGTGCTGTCGCGTTTTGCTGGCGCGGCGGAAGGCATGCCGGAGGCGGTGATCGTCAATCCCTATTCGGCGGAAGGGGTGGCGGGAGCGCTGCAGACCGCGCTCAACATGCCGCTCGACGAGCGTCGCGACCGCTGGCAGGCAATTTTCGACCGCATTCAGGAAAACGACGCGGCCGCCTGGGCAAAGTCGTTTCTGGACACGCTCAAGGCCTTCGGGCACGCCAACTCGTGA
- a CDS encoding glycoside hydrolase family 15 protein, whose amino-acid sequence MIPTPPQSLDLAIVGNCSFAGLIDRMARVVWCCLPRFDGDPVFHSLLGTRGEEGDGAFAIELEGVVRSEQAYVENTAVVVTRLFDSSGNAIEITDFAPRFHAKGRMFRPNALVRRVRVIAGHPRIRVRCRPRFAYGSREPEVTFGSNHVRFVANGLTLRLTTNAPVTYVRDETPFLIDGPLSFYLGPDESLTNHPDLLCREFEEQTTHYWRTWTRRLGLPLEYQEAVIRAAITLKLCTYEETGAIVAAVTTSIPEAANTERNWDYRYCWLRDAFFVVRALNSLSEMETMENYLRYINNIASMTNGDHVQPLYGIALEKTLTETTVDLPGYRGMGPVRVGNQAYEHFQHDVYGNIVLGASQAFFDKRLLHQPGIDDFERLEVIGERAFAMHDQPDAGLWELRTRARVHTSSSLMCWAACDRLAKIAGQFGRAERARHWHERAEQIRATILKRGWNEKVGAFVESFEGNDLDASLLLIAEVGFLPAKDPRFVATVERIGDSLKRGHHLFRYHAADDFGAPENAFNICTFWYIDALARIGRKEEAREIYEAMLACRNHVGLLSEDTTPQTGEMWGNFPQTYSMVGIINGAMRLSDGWDSLV is encoded by the coding sequence ATGATTCCAACTCCTCCGCAATCCCTCGACCTTGCGATTGTCGGCAATTGCTCCTTCGCCGGGCTGATCGACCGGATGGCCCGCGTGGTGTGGTGCTGCCTGCCACGTTTCGACGGCGATCCGGTGTTTCATTCCCTGCTTGGAACACGGGGAGAGGAGGGCGACGGCGCCTTTGCCATCGAGCTTGAAGGCGTCGTGCGCAGCGAGCAGGCTTACGTTGAAAACACCGCGGTCGTCGTGACGCGGTTGTTTGATTCCTCCGGAAACGCCATCGAGATCACCGATTTCGCGCCACGGTTCCACGCCAAGGGACGCATGTTCCGGCCCAATGCGCTGGTGCGCCGGGTGCGGGTCATTGCCGGTCATCCCCGGATCCGTGTGCGGTGCCGCCCACGCTTTGCCTATGGCTCGCGGGAACCTGAGGTCACCTTCGGATCCAACCATGTGCGCTTTGTCGCCAACGGCCTGACCCTGCGGCTGACGACGAATGCGCCGGTCACTTATGTGCGCGACGAAACGCCGTTCCTGATCGACGGGCCGCTGTCCTTCTATCTCGGTCCGGATGAAAGCCTGACGAACCATCCGGACCTGCTGTGCCGCGAGTTCGAAGAGCAGACGACCCATTACTGGCGCACCTGGACGCGCCGTCTCGGTCTGCCGCTGGAGTATCAGGAAGCGGTCATCCGCGCCGCCATCACCTTGAAACTGTGCACCTACGAGGAGACCGGCGCGATCGTCGCCGCGGTCACGACCTCGATTCCCGAGGCGGCCAATACCGAACGCAACTGGGACTACCGCTATTGCTGGCTGCGCGATGCCTTCTTCGTGGTGCGGGCGCTGAACTCGCTCTCCGAAATGGAGACGATGGAAAACTATCTGCGCTACATCAACAATATCGCCTCGATGACCAATGGCGATCACGTGCAGCCGCTTTACGGGATCGCGCTGGAAAAGACGCTGACGGAGACCACTGTCGACCTGCCGGGCTATCGCGGCATGGGACCGGTGCGCGTTGGCAACCAGGCCTATGAACATTTCCAGCACGACGTTTACGGAAACATCGTGCTCGGTGCCTCGCAGGCGTTTTTCGACAAGCGCCTGCTGCACCAGCCGGGCATCGACGACTTCGAGCGGCTGGAGGTCATCGGCGAACGGGCGTTTGCCATGCACGACCAGCCGGATGCCGGACTGTGGGAATTGCGCACGCGCGCGCGCGTCCACACCTCGTCCTCGCTGATGTGCTGGGCGGCCTGCGACCGGCTGGCCAAGATCGCCGGGCAATTCGGCAGGGCGGAACGCGCCCGCCACTGGCACGAACGCGCAGAGCAGATCCGGGCCACGATTCTGAAGCGCGGCTGGAACGAAAAGGTCGGTGCATTCGTTGAAAGCTTCGAGGGCAACGATCTCGACGCCAGCCTGTTGCTCATCGCGGAGGTCGGTTTCCTGCCGGCGAAGGATCCACGCTTCGTCGCGACGGTGGAACGCATCGGCGACAGTTTGAAGCGCGGCCACCACCTGTTTCGCTATCACGCGGCGGATGACTTCGGTGCGCCGGAAAATGCCTTCAACATCTGCACCTTCTGGTACATCGACGCGCTGGCGCGGATCGGCCGCAAGGAAGAAGCCCGGGAGATCTACGAGGCGATGCTTGCCTGCCGCAATCACGTTGGTCTGTTGTCGGAGGATACGACGCCGCAGACCGGCGAGATGTGGGGGAACTTCCCGCAGACCTATTCGATGGTCGGGATCATCAACGGCGCGATGCGCCTGTCGGATGGCTGGGACAGTCTGGTTTGA
- the otsB gene encoding trehalose-phosphatase produces MNMPPPVSDDFALFLDFDGTLVDIAPTPDGVRTANGLVDTLAGLMTQLGGAVAIVSGRPIREIDGFLDPLTLPAAGLHGLQTRFHSEDEIEGAPVGPELAILKAALSGSGLIGRGVSIEDKGAALAVHYRIAPDCEQAVLEVMQDAISELPDLHLVHGKMVVEAKPAYRDKGWAVTTFMERAPFAGRTPVFVGDDTTDEDGIRITEAIGGFGIKVGDAESLARFRIADVEGVHRWLAGGVPSHAHPKRNRE; encoded by the coding sequence ATGAACATGCCACCGCCCGTCTCCGATGATTTCGCCCTGTTCCTCGACTTCGACGGAACCCTGGTGGATATAGCTCCGACCCCGGACGGGGTGAGGACCGCCAATGGACTTGTCGACACGCTCGCCGGCCTGATGACGCAACTCGGCGGAGCCGTTGCAATCGTCAGCGGCCGGCCGATTCGCGAGATCGACGGATTTCTTGATCCCCTGACGCTGCCCGCCGCCGGCTTGCACGGTCTTCAGACCCGGTTTCATTCCGAAGACGAGATCGAAGGCGCGCCGGTCGGGCCGGAGCTTGCGATCCTGAAGGCCGCACTGTCCGGCAGCGGGCTGATCGGGCGGGGCGTGTCGATCGAGGACAAGGGGGCTGCTCTTGCGGTGCACTACCGGATCGCACCCGATTGCGAACAGGCGGTGCTGGAAGTGATGCAGGACGCGATTTCCGAGCTCCCCGACCTTCATCTCGTGCATGGCAAGATGGTCGTGGAGGCAAAGCCCGCCTATCGCGACAAGGGGTGGGCGGTGACCACCTTCATGGAGCGGGCTCCATTTGCCGGGCGCACGCCCGTCTTCGTGGGCGACGATACCACCGACGAGGACGGCATCCGCATTACCGAGGCCATTGGCGGCTTCGGGATCAAGGTTGGCGATGCCGAAAGCCTTGCCCGCTTTCGGATCGCCGACGTCGAGGGTGTTCACCGATGGCTGGCCGGCGGCGTCCCTTCCCACGCGCACCCCAAAAGGAACCGTGAATGA